In Pelodiscus sinensis isolate JC-2024 unplaced genomic scaffold, ASM4963464v1 ctg34, whole genome shotgun sequence, the genomic stretch gtgggaggctagccctccccagcttgccctggtggccactctgggccaaaccagggaaacacttctgcccccctcccggccccggagtccttaaaggggcacggtctggctacggtgcccgtgccaggtgcaagcctgccagcacccagccagcagaccctgcacctggcacggcacaagccagccacccgctgccacccagccctccgcctcttcctaggacctggctggcggctcccgggagcctgcacagggccgcaagaggcaggcgcccgcctggtctagtgcggacatcgtggacctcatccaggtttgaggggaagcctccaacgtccacaacctcagCACTAGgcgcaggaaagtggccgtctagggcaggatagctgccagcctggccacccaggagcaggtttgcatgaaaatcaaggtggtcgagtgagaccccgaccctgagccctgagcttagaacataaaaacataagaatggccgtactgggtcagaccaaaggtccatctagcccagtagcctgtctgccgacagcagccatcgctaggtaccctggaggggatggaccgaagacaacaacCAAGCCAGTTGTCTTGGGCCATCCatctcagccttccacaaacagaggccagcgtGTGAGTCTAGAGGACGATCTgctgacaaaggaagcctttgtcaaccgatcctgtaagcctcgtttcactgACTATGCAGTGACCTTTAACCCTGGCCCAGCTGTGTCCTTAGCCAGAGACCTGCCTCATTCCCCAGGTAGTAAAATaggacagggggtggggaggagctttTTCAGTGATAAGTTTAGTCTCAAATAATCAAACCAGGCCCCTTTGATTCTCAGTCTCACAGCCCTAAATAGAGACGCTGTGGCCGGAGCACGGCAGGGGGACCGTGCGGGGCAGGAAATGAGGAGCGATGACGAGTATCAGACCCAaggagcagacagagcagggcagagagaAGCTGCTGTGTCTCTGCTACCCCAGCCCTGCAGAATCCAGGTGtccagggctggctggaacatCCAGCACTAGGgagcagagacagagagagagagagagactggagctTCTCTTCACCGAAGTCAGACAGGGCAAATTGGGGCAGATCGGAGCAGGGGGCAACATCAGTTTGTCCCTTCTCCACTGCATCAAAGAGTGAAGCTGCTGGGCTGTTTCCATCCCACCATCACCCGGATGCTCCTGTCTCTGTGCCTATTGCTGCTCGGTGAGTGTGTGCGAATTCTGGGCTAATTCGTAGCAGGATGGGAGGAACCAGAACcgagagcagcccctggcccagacTGTCGGCAAAGCCTCTTCAGTGGGGGGGAAATGGGAAcaagtctgtgagggtatgtctacactacaaagttagttcgaactaacggacgttagttcgaactaactttaataggtgctacactagcgctccgctagttcgaatttgaatcgaactagcggagcgcttagttcgaactaggtaaacctcattttacgaggactaacgcctagtccgaactagctagttcgaactaagggctgtgtagccctttagttcgaactagtgggaggctagccctccccaggtttccctggtggccactctggccaacaccagggaaactctatgcccccctcccggccccggaccccttaaaggggcacgggctggctacggtgcccgtgccaggtgcaagcctgccagcacccagctagcagaccctgcacctggcacggcacagagccacccacccgatgccccccagcccaccccctcttgccgggaccaggctggtggctcccgggagcttgccctggaccgcaagaggcgggcaccttcctgggctagtgcggacatcgtggacctcgtccacgatctccgcactaggcacaggaaagtggccgtctagggcaggagagctgccagcctgtccacccaggaccaggtgtgcatgaaaatcaaggaggtccactgagacccccgacactgagccctgagcttacaatggccgtcctgggtcagaccaaaggtccatctagcccagtagcctgtctgccaacagcggccaaccctagggaccctggaggggatggaccgaagacaatgaccaagccatttgtctcgtgccatccctctccagccttccacaaactttgggcagggacaccactcctaccctctggctaataggactccatggacccaacctccatcactttatctcacttccctttaaactctgttctagttctagccttcacagcctcctgcagcaaggagttccacaggttaactatttgctttgtcaagaacaacaactttctcttactagtttcaagcctgctacccagtcctttcctttgctgtcctctagtccttctttatgggaactcaggaagaacttttctcaatgcaccctctccacccaacccctgcttttagagacctctatcctgtcccccctccgtctcctcttttctaagctgaacagtcccagtctctgtagcctttcttcatctgggacctgttcccaacccctgatcatgttagttgccctcccctctcccagcctttctcttcccctctcccacctccttttcccagtctcccccagttttttttcaattaagacagagtcaatgttggaagaaacgttatctttattttgtacatcaataagaaggggggctaaggaagggtaagtggaaggaggtgagggaggaatggggtacgagcccccgatggggaggactgggctggctctgcgggcttctgggggtggaagctctcctgcagccccccaattactccctctccccagatggcagcctgcggcaagtgcagccgggctgatggccgagtggtgtgatgtgcccagtgtgggcactcagggcactccaagccagaacttctttgcaagcggggcaccccttagaactgtgtgtcctgggtgggggtcgggaccctttaagcgcagccctcggctagcctgagacagcatctccatgctctaagtcctccttttatgccctgccggcactgcttccggccatccttaagccctgttcagagtccactcaatgtggacttgctagttcgaactagcaaaacgctagttcgaactagtttttagttctagacgcgttagttcgaactagcttagttcgaattaactaattcgaactaagttagttcgaactagcgctgtagtgtagacgtaccctcagttactGGGCCAGATCccgcactggtgtaaatcagtgtcacTCTTCTGGAATCAATCctggtttacaccagctgaggatctgaccctcTGGAGAGCTGTAGGGAaaggcagccccagctcagcTGAGGTCTGTGTGAGCGAGGGATCTGCCCTGCCCCAGACCTAACCTGCCTGGTTTCCTTCTTCAGCAACATAAAGATCAGGAATTTATTTCCTTGTCTATTAAAGGCAGCTTCTATCCCTCATGTGGCACCTCAAAAAAGGGGAGATTTTATCTCCAGCACTAACCACACGCCCCCTTTCCATCCCCAGTGCTgagtcccagcagccaggagatctgCTCAGCTCCCGGTGAGTCCGTCTGTCCAGGCCCAATCTGCCCATGGCATATACCCCTCCCTCTTCATGTGTCCAGCCACCACCCCTCtggcctgctccctcctccctgtggtgCCAGCAGCAatggcacaggaaagcagccaggGGTGTGTGGGATcccagcaggcagagcagagggggcaggtctcaCGGTCGATCcctccctgttctgctgcctcATCTCACTCTGAGCCAGGGCCACCGGGACACTGGCCAGAGGGTCACCTTCTCAGCCCAtctcaccgccccccctcccccccccccacacacacagggcacTGCTGCTGGGAAGCCGAGAACACAGGCTCTGAGTCCTGTCTAGTACAAGGTGCTGGCCATGTACTAGACAGGACTCAATGGTCAGGGGCTGGCATCCCTGAGGGTTACTCCTCTTCCAGCTGTACCATCCCAGCTGGGTCTGGGGGTGCCTCCAGGCTCTTTCATTACTCACATGATCCCAGAGAATAAAGTTTCCGATCACCAGAGAGAGCTTTGGGCTGGGATCAGAGCCTCCACCCCAGATGTGACACAGACCCACCAGCAATTTACCTGCTGCTCCATCCACAACGCTGGGCACCATCAGTGCCCCACTCACAGCTCTGACCCCAGGCCCTTCCCaggtgctctccctgcccccaccctcaaccTGAATCCGACGTCGGCTAAGCCAGGGGACTCTGTGAAGATCCAGTGCTCTgtgagctcccagcccctggtCACCCGCATCGTCTTCTGCAAGGACGGGGAGGAGGTTTCATCCCAGAGGGGTTTGGAGAAGACTGTCTACAGCTATGACGATGcggtgtccaggggcagctctgggaatTACTCCTGCGGGTACGAGATCAAGGGCAGCAACAACCAGGTGACTAGTTCCCAGCTCAGCCTTGCCAAGTACCTCAGCGTCACtggtaaggggtgtgtgtgtgtctgtctgtctatctgtggTCTAGCTCAGCTCCATTCAGCAACTCAGCATCCCACAAAATGGAGATGGGGGTGAATGGCAGGGTGAGGCAACAATTCAATAACCAGAGCCCGAAAAATGCAAACGCTGAAATGTATCAAAATCAGAAACAAAATTGTTCTAACAAAACAGTTTAGTTCAAATGTAGACCCAGAGAGTCAGGCCCCTCCAGTTTTACCCAGATCACCTCCAATGGCCTGACACAAAGAGGAGAGGAGGGTAGGGCCAACCTTGGGTGGATGCAGGGCCTGAGTcaaacaccgccccccccccacacacacagtgccctggGTATAGGGCTAAGGgcagccccccatctctgcctcccccccccccgtgctacCCTCTTATTCCCTGGCCAGCATGACACAAACAGGTAGGCTGTCCCACGCCAACCCCCAGTTTAATCTTaggggtgggagctggagccGCTCGACAGCCGGTTCCACTCCACTGAGTCGTGCCGCCCTCCCAGCACACTGAGCTTCGATTCTCTATGGCAGCGGAAAGCAGAGACCCTGGGGCCAGGGCACCCTGCTCCCCTGTGCTGCAGAGAAGCCGAGTGCATCAGGCTGGGACacggcagcagggcaggggcagagcaggctgctgggctgctccagctcccacctaTAGGGTGagtgcagagggtgggggcagagtgatccctgctgccttcccatgGCGGCCTGTCCACAGGATGATTGAGGCAGCCACCGTGGAGCATCCCAAAGCGGAGAGCTTGGGGGAGCcgccctgaaccatcctatggactggacagctctgggggaggggacctcATGGAAAAGTCTCattggaagggaccatgagacgCCCTTGGGCCCAGCCCTCTGacctgaggcaggaccaagtacccctGGCCCATCCCTGCCAGGGGAGTGTCCCTCCTGTTTTGATCAACCCcagtgacagggattccacagcctGTTCAGGGCTTCACTCGCCCATTGGAACCACAGACTCGTAGCTCCAGTCCCCTGCGCTCAGGGCAGCACCAAGTGTTGTCTGGACCTTTCCTGTTAGGggcttctctaagggtatgtctacactacagcactaatttgaactaagctaattcgaactagtgcatctagacctaaaaactagttcgaattagcattttgctaattcgaactagcatgcccacattgagtggaccctgaaccgaggttaaggatggtcggaagcagtgccggcagggcatcagattaggacttagagcgtggagctgctgtctcaggctagccgagggctgcgcttaaagggacccgacccccaccccggacagacagttctcaggggttccccgcttgcaaagcagtcctgacttggagtgcccggagtgcccacactgggcacatcacagcactcggccatcatcccggctgcacttgccgcaggctgccatccgggggggggtccattggggggctgcagtAGACCTTCCTCTCCGAGGAGCCtggagagccaccccagtcctccccatcgggggctcatacccattcctccctcacctccttccacttacccctcgctAGCTTCAGTGCTCCTAACCCCTCTGTCCAGCTCAGGTTGGCTAAACCTTTGGTCAATGTTGTTGAtcccctctggactctccccAGCTTCTCCACCTTTTTGCTAAAGTGCCACCCCCAGAATTGGCCCCTGTGCTgcagctgaggcctcatcagtgctgagCAGAGCGGCACAGACACCTCCCCTGTCTTACACACACTCACCTGCTAGACTCAGATCCATGTTGTGACCTACCCCACGTCCAGGGCCTTTCAgcatccctgtccccagccagtgACTGCCCATGGTTAGTTGTGGTAGAGCAACATAGGGGCCTGGACTGGGCCATGGCCTGCTCTGATCTGGGTGTGTTTGTTGCCTAGGTGATGACTCCAGCAGTGGTGCCAggattccctctcccccaggtaAATGCTTCTGAAGCGCTTCTCTGTTGTGGGGTCTCTAGTTAGGGAAGAGTGGGTCCTGGCTGGACAGCCCCAGTCTGAGTGTGATGGCCCTGAGGATGGATGTGGGGAAACACACAAGAGCTGTGCGTGTCCAATGCGGcgctctctctccctgcagctctctCAGGCTTTGCCCAGCATTGCTGAGCAATATAGGCTCTGCATATCTGCACCTCTTAGTAACTCTTGCCAGAGCGACCCTGATGCTGTCTGGGCCTCAAGAGCACGTGGGGACTCGGGATTTCTGTCCTGTGAGACATTCTGACCTTCCACATTTTATTTCCGTTCTGAATCTGGATGGAGAGTCAAAATTTCAGATTTTACATGAAACAAAAAATCAGCCACATTTCAGTTCTGAAAGACTGAAGGGTCTTGTCGACAGGAAAACAAAGATtggcaaaaaaccaaaaaacaacaaaaaaaccctcctcaaaGAACAAACTGTGGGAAAGAACAGATCGAGATGAATCTTGGAGTTTGTTCATGAACACACTAGGGTCACTTACCACAGGACTCAGCCAGCTCTAGCCAGTGGGGACTAGTTGGTGGATGCTTGGAGAGCGGCCGTTCACAGCGAGGTTCTTTTCTAGGGATGGGTCGAAAGCTCCTGTTGGGAATTACAGTCCCTGCTGCTGCCGTGGTGCTGGCTGTGGTGCTTTATCTGCTGGGAAGGAAAGGTGGGTATGAGAGTGAGGCCGAGCCGTGTTAGCAAATTTACAGACAGACGTGGCAGAGACACCCCCTGAGATCCCCTGTCCCCTGTGTGCCTAGGATGGAGGAGAGAAAACAGCAAAGATGCAGTGAAATGGATCACATGGTTTTGGGAAGCTGGTTGGAGGCAAAGATCAAAGAGATGATGAAAGGGATTGTCCTATGATTAATTAGGACCACCCTGGAGCCCCAGTCAGAGATcagagccccactgtgctaggtgctgtacattatTTAGTAGGTTTGTTACTGTAGAGCCCTGTAGTCCCACTCAGGGATCAGGACCCCTCTGCATCCAGTGCTGCACAGACTAGAAATGAAGGGGCCAGTCTCTGCCACATAGATAGTCACAATCTCGGGCTCAGCCGGGGCGTGTGTCTGGATAGAATAGCAACATGCAGGTCACTGAGGCTGCAGGTCAGGGAGGCATCCCCTAGTCAGGAAGGGCCCCTGTGCCCGTGTGTAAAATGATTCTTGAATCAGGACTGCAGCGGGGTCTAACAACTctgagcacagagccctgggcacagctctgccctgcagcctttcctcacagcgccccagcccccagctctcacAGCCTCCAGTCACCCCGACCAGTTCGAGACTGGCTCAAAAGTCATGGGATTGCCAACAAGTCACCCGTGTAGAGTGTCagaagtgtagccgtgttagcctgtaactgaaagaaactttaaaaacaatgaatgatcctggaacgccttagagactaactaaaaatctggatagtgtcatgagctttcatagatTGTTTGTATTTGCCTGGGGGATGCGATCTTTGGAGGTCTTTGGGTGATATTTTCAGGGTTTTCACCTCAAACACAAGGGTTATAAACTTACTTCTGCTTTTTCATAATGAAATTCTTGCTAAATCCCTGACTCTCAGACCTTGGAGTTTATGTAGAACATGAAACGCCATGTGACTGACTCTACCGTCATTAGACGTGGCCATACCAGACCCAGTGGCAgttggggggctggtggaggagagcgctgggctgggccatggggAAGAGGCTCTGTCAAGATGATGAGGAACTGAGGCTGTGTTGTtcagtttctgtctctctctctctctctgcctatgAGGAAACGTGGCCCTGTCTCTGATCACTCTGTCTCGCTGTTTCCAGTTGTGTCTCTGCGAAGAGACCAAAGGTAGGAGGAGACTGTTCCTTCTCCCTCGTTTCCTTCCTGCGTCTGGTCTCTCTGCCTCAAATGAGGGCCAGCGGCCACCCTAGAGTCCAAGCAGAGCTCAACTCTCCTGCTGCAGGGGGTTGAGTCTGTTTGTTCTGGAGGAGTTTGGGAAAGGCCGTGGGCTTTACAGAAGGGGGTTGTCACAGTGCTGTGCTCCTGTCCAATTCACGGGCTGCAGAGTGAGTGTGTTTGAAAATCGCCGTGGGATGGCTGAAAGAAGGAAAGTGACCCTGTTTTACACTCAGGGGGTGTCAAGGTTGATCAGCCACAAAGAGGCACCGACCGACCCAGCCAGTCCCCTAGAACCAGATCTGTTCTGGGGCGGGACTGGGAGTGGCCAAGCCTGGCTGAGAACCAAGGGTCTCCAGCCCATCTAGCTGCCGGGGTAACATCCAACGGTAGCTCCATCGGAGGCAGCTTGTGAGTCTTTGTTGAAGGAAGccagcctgggcccgcccccatacacacacctccTCAGGAAAGCCGGGCAGCAGGGCGTCCCATGGGCACTCAGAGCACACTGTAGTGTGAATAACTTCCAAGTGCTCCTGGCTCGCTatctgcccccctcaccccatgCACAGAGACCCTGCAGAGAGTCCCTGAGAGTCAATGCTCCAGCTTTGCagcagcaccaggctccccacaaCTGTTGCTGCctccctctctgtcccttccGCAGCTCTCCAGGCTCACTGCCGCCCCCATGGCCCATTTGCTCATTCTGAGCCCTGAAGCGGGGCAGAAGGAACCAGTGGGAGTCCATGGGGTGACCAGCTGGGCACAGAGAGGGACAGGCATGTGGGGAGACTAGAGTCAGTTTCCAGGTTCTGTCAGTGtctggcccagcctgggctcccactGCAGCAACTTTGCCAATAAAACTGATGGGATTAGGGGTGACACAACAGAGACCCTCAGTGCTTGGAGCCCACACCCCAACTTCCAGCTCTGTGTGTCCCCCACCTCTagggctctaagggtatgtctagacagcagcgctatttcaagATATTCCGgtctcccaaaatagcattttccacatcttaACGGCATGCCTGTGatttcaaaatgcaattgaaataatAGGTGCTCTACTCTGatgtcccagtaaaccttgtaccacaaggattaagggacttgttggcataatggtctatttcaaaatttgatgctgcATAGACAGTGCCGAATCTCAAATCTCAGAACTATGCAACATGCCTAGTTGAAATTACGTAGCTTTTTTGAGCTAGCGCTGCTCTGTAAATGCACCCTGACTGTAGCTGCCTCTCCCCAAACATTCCTTCCTTTCCCGCTCCTCCCATATGACCAGGCTCTGCCCCCAAACACCCCCCACCCGCCCTTCCTGGGACAGGGGAGCCAGTTGGCAGACTGCACAGAAAGGAGGCTCTGAAACTTCATTTCCACATTATGCAAAGACATTAAAGTTGATCCTTAAGGATAAGCATTCAACCTCTGCCTTCTGAGCAGGCCTGGGCCAAATATCCAGTTTTATTTGGGTGaaaatttttcaaataaaaaaaaggtCTAATTTTTTTACAGAAAATGTGGGAGGAATTTGACAAAAAAATcaaagagaaacaaaacaaaatgtccaTTAAAAAGAACACAGTTTTGGCCAGTCAACTCACTTTGGCAAAAATATTGTTCACGGAAAGCAATCTTGTTGAAAATTGtcacctggtttacactgtgtgaAAGCTGTGGGGTTCTCATCACCTTCCGTCCTAAGAGGTCAGGGATTTACAGTTCCCTCCAGTCTTAGCTCTCTACTGACCTAGTGGCCATTTTGTGGAAGCAGAGCACAATGGTCAAGTCTCATCTTTATTAGACTTCCCCTCTGTGAAAGGTGAAGCTTTTTTTTATCCAGATTATCCCTGGTTATTCAGAATTAGGGCTCCCTGCCTGTTTGCTGAGTGTGAGCTGAATTGAGATGTAAGGATGTAAGCGAACCAGTCATGGTAAGAAATCTGCAGAGCCGAATCTCTGAAAACAGGCTCAGTATCACCAAAGTGACACACAGAGAGCACGCAGCATCACTGATATGCTCTGTCCTTGCTTCTCCCCACAGGGAACGAGTCCAGCAGGACACCAGCAACAATCCAGAAAATCAGATTCAATGTAAGAGCTTTTGTAGAGCATTGGGGTTGCCACAGTCACCTATACATGGGGGAGAAATGTGGGGCTGAGAGGAAATGTGAATATTGGTGGCAGGGATGGACAAATCCCAGCTCAGACTCTCTGAGAGTTACATCAACAAACTGCCTGTGATCAAAGTGAATGAGAAGAAAAAGTTCTCAGGGTTCCGGGGCCTGGGGCATCTAAGTTCCTGAGGGTCCTTTGTCCCACCCTTTCCTGTGACCCCTGCATTGCCAGGGCTTAGGTGACTGAGGCAAGTGTTACCTCTGTCCTTCCTTCATGGAAAGGCACATCCCAGGGAAAGCTCCCACTGGAAAGGGCCCCACCCCCGTCACTGGGAGCTGGGGGCAAGAGTGCctcatgggagctgtagtccaGATGCCTCAAGCTCCTAGTTTCCTCTTTGAACCAGGCTCTCTGGctctcccatgatgcatcacctgcatgggtatgtctacactacagagttttgtcagaaaaatggccatttttccgacaaaacctgaggaacatccacactgctattgcattcttcctcaagaaaatcgaaagaacagaggggttttttccgacactggtaatCCGCATTTTATAAGGAAGAaccctttttgtgaaagagctcttttggaaaaaggcgtgtgtggacggggaagagggagttctttcggaagaagaggaaagaggaaaaaatacaggtgccctggtggccactccatccatagcaatcacagcttacatgtgagagagcgtccattgtGTCTGggcactctctttcaaaaaagcagattgctttttcgatgcgcttttgcagtatggatgctctcttttgaaagtttttccagaagatctcttctgaaaaaagtttttttctgaaagaatccttagtctagatgtagcctatgggaGTTCCCAGTTGCAGTGCATCATCGGAGATGAAGTGGAGTCAGCCAGCCCAAGCTGTAGCAGAGAATATGAACATGAGGCAACTGAATTACAACTCCCATGCGGCTCCTTGCTGGTATCTGAATCAGAATATTTCTGGGTTTTGCCAAAATAGTTCAGATTTTAGGCTCTCCCTTTTTGAACAAAACGTTGGCATTTTCTGCCAAAGGCTGACTCTGTGACAAACTAACTCTCTTGAAAACCCAAACAGACCAATTCTGTTGGACATCTTCACAAGCCATATAAAATCCTTCTGCTACCGTATCTCCTAAAGACCCTGACTGGGACCAGGCTCCATGGTGCACAGTGCTGCCCATGGGAAGCCCTGCCCAGACAGGGGTAGTGGTCAGATTTGTAGGGTTATAATTCATGCTGAAGAAGGTGTTGTCACTTACACTGAGTGCCAGCAAGTAACTGTCCTTCTCTCCCCAGATGCCTCCGTGAATTTCTCAAGAAGCACCAGGGTGAGTCGCACTTTTATTAATGACAAAGTGAGGTGAGAGCGGAGAGCGATTGGTTTGCCTGTTCCAGCTCGGCAGGGACCCATGGGCTTGGAATGTGGATTTCCTGCTGACAGTCTCTCGTAGCCATTCTACTGCTGCTTTTTATCTCCAATGACCAGAGATGGGGCACTAGATGAGTCAAGCTCAGGTGTCTGGCTCATGGGTTTGCCCTCATGATCAGCATCTAACGCATCAACGTATTtgtggtcaggaaggaattttcccctggaTCACATTGGCAGAAACCAACGGGTATATCTGTCTTCCTCTGCAGCACAGGGCAACGATCACTTGTAGATTTGAACTATTGTAACT encodes the following:
- the LOC112545414 gene encoding uncharacterized protein LOC112545414 isoform X1, which encodes MIPENKVSDHQRELWAGIRASTPDVTQTHQQFTCCSIHNAGHHQCPTHSSDPRPFPGALPAPTLNLNPTSAKPGDSVKIQCSVSSQPLVTRIVFCKDGEEVSSQRGLEKTVYSYDDAVSRGSSGNYSCGYEIKGSNNQVTSSQLSLAKYLSVTGDDSSSGARIPSPPGMGRKLLLGITVPAAAVVLAVVLYLLGRKVVSLRRDQRERVQQDTSNNPENQIQYASVNFSRSTRSQSQPQREETPTYATIALQRDRRHDYSSH
- the LOC112545414 gene encoding uncharacterized protein LOC112545414 isoform X2 encodes the protein MLLSLCLLLLVLSPSSQEICSAPGALPAPTLNLNPTSAKPGDSVKIQCSVSSQPLVTRIVFCKDGEEVSSQRGLEKTVYSYDDAVSRGSSGNYSCGYEIKGSNNQVTSSQLSLAKYLSVTGDDSSSGARIPSPPGMGRKLLLGITVPAAAVVLAVVLYLLGRKVVSLRRDQRERVQQDTSNNPENQIQYASVNFSRSTRSQSQPQREETPTYATIALQRDRRHDYSSH